A single window of Vibrio stylophorae DNA harbors:
- a CDS encoding phosphatase PAP2 family protein, translating to MQKFICAFATASTLLLSANAHASNQDNWKTMSNIGSYGLVATAFLLPTYHHDWQGLEQAAWSVGSTSAVTLVGKNTIHAERPDKSDDDSFPSGHTANAFAAATTLYRRYGWEVGVPAYTVATLVGVGRVEAEKHYWRDVLAGAAIGTIAGWYFTDAFDDNVQLVPWAQSDGGGVMVTWRW from the coding sequence ATGCAAAAATTTATCTGCGCTTTTGCAACTGCCAGTACGCTGCTCTTGAGCGCGAATGCTCATGCATCGAATCAAGACAACTGGAAAACCATGAGCAATATTGGCTCCTATGGTTTAGTGGCGACCGCTTTTTTATTGCCGACCTATCATCACGATTGGCAAGGGCTTGAGCAAGCCGCTTGGTCTGTTGGGAGCACCTCTGCGGTAACGCTTGTGGGCAAAAACACCATTCATGCTGAGCGCCCAGATAAAAGTGATGACGATAGCTTTCCATCAGGCCATACGGCCAATGCCTTTGCTGCAGCGACCACACTCTATCGTCGTTATGGCTGGGAAGTGGGTGTCCCTGCCTATACCGTTGCGACACTTGTTGGCGTGGGGCGCGTTGAAGCTGAAAAACACTATTGGCGCGATGTATTAGCGGGTGCCGCGATTGGCACCATTGCGGGTTGGTATTTTACCGATGCATTTGATGACAATGTACAACTGGTGCCTTGGGCGCAATCCGATGGCGGTGGTGTGATGGTCACATGGCGCTGGTAG
- a CDS encoding BamA/TamA family outer membrane protein → MATYAAAESTASVKSETQNHKTDWFEQFLQELGASEQIDVSQGIDWGVLPGPFASPEKGLGFGVAAVGLYAPHDWQNETPYSTLSVKSFVSTSGAYGLGFENRTYLKQDTLRLLGDVWLSHEPTYYWGQGRAAAQNDANKTKVTAQILKLTPRISYQFLPETYLTLGWDYEAVSEIDVDEGSALAPNQQHRSQASGTLIALEYDSRDFEPNPNQGRLLSAEWVAYRQGLGSDHDFDRMTLNYREYWPLSAERVLAWDIFGQGVTGDVPWYGMSKMGSDRRMRGYYVGQYRDHYQLNAQIELRQHLNGRHGVVAWLGAGQIAPNFAQLWRETWLPTVGVGYRFAFKPRINVRFDFGMGKESSGFYFHINEAF, encoded by the coding sequence ATGGCAACGTATGCCGCTGCTGAGTCCACGGCCAGTGTAAAAAGCGAGACTCAAAACCATAAAACCGACTGGTTTGAGCAATTTTTGCAAGAGCTGGGCGCCAGCGAGCAAATTGACGTGTCACAAGGGATTGATTGGGGTGTGCTTCCAGGTCCTTTTGCTTCGCCAGAGAAGGGACTGGGTTTTGGTGTGGCCGCTGTGGGGCTCTATGCTCCCCATGATTGGCAAAATGAGACGCCGTATTCAACGCTGTCGGTGAAATCTTTTGTTTCGACATCAGGTGCCTATGGCCTTGGCTTTGAAAATCGAACCTATTTAAAGCAAGACACCTTGCGTTTACTCGGCGATGTTTGGCTAAGCCATGAACCAACCTATTACTGGGGACAAGGACGCGCCGCTGCGCAAAATGATGCCAATAAGACCAAAGTAACCGCGCAAATATTAAAGCTGACGCCGCGTATTTCGTATCAGTTTTTACCCGAAACTTACCTCACTTTGGGTTGGGATTATGAAGCCGTGAGCGAGATTGATGTGGATGAAGGCTCTGCATTAGCGCCCAATCAGCAACATCGCTCGCAAGCCAGCGGTACTTTGATTGCACTGGAATATGACAGCCGCGATTTTGAGCCCAATCCAAACCAAGGCCGTTTGCTCAGTGCGGAATGGGTGGCCTATCGACAGGGTTTAGGATCAGATCATGACTTTGATCGAATGACCCTGAACTATCGCGAGTATTGGCCGCTTTCTGCTGAGCGCGTTTTAGCTTGGGATATCTTTGGTCAAGGCGTCACTGGGGATGTGCCCTGGTATGGTATGAGCAAGATGGGCAGCGATCGCCGAATGCGCGGTTACTACGTCGGTCAATATCGCGATCATTATCAACTCAACGCGCAGATTGAGCTGCGCCAGCACCTTAACGGTCGTCACGGTGTGGTGGCTTGGCTTGGTGCTGGGCAAATTGCGCCAAATTTTGCGCAATTATGGCGAGAAACTTGGCTTCCTACAGTGGGAGTTGGGTATCGATTCGCCTTTAAACCGCGGATTAATGTGCGGTTTGATTTTGGTATGGGCAAGGAAAGCAGTGGTTTTTATTTTCATATCAATGAAGCGTTTTAA
- a CDS encoding BCCT family transporter gives MSIKTESVRTPSAQAPPPKNTPQKIDRPVFFLSGGLLILFSLMTLLNLELVTTLVNQSFQFAIHYFGAFWQLLLLITFFIALYLGLSHTGDVRLGNCKAPELPTFQWMAIIMCTLLAGGGVFWAAAEPMAHFLSTPPLYDAQNASVLDHAHQALAQSFMHWGFLAWAILGSLTGIVLMHLHYDKGLPLKPRTLLYPIFGDYVMKSWLGTVVDASCVLAVVAGTVGPIGFLGLQVSYGLAELFSLSDTLALQCTVIGGLTLIYVISSVSGVTRGIQLLSRFNVILAMFLVAFIFFFGPTEFIVDSFVASFGIYLDQFIPMATYRNDGQWLGWWTVFFWGWFLGYGPLMAMFVARISRGRTIRQLISLIAILAPIMTCFWFTVIGGTGIAFEISDPGVISEPFTGLNLPAALLAMTAQLPLGYWISILFLLLTTIFVATTGDSMTYAVSMVMTGDDHPNSGIRVFWGVIMGVMAMLLISVGQGGISALQSFIVVTAVPVSFVLLPSLWAAPKMALDMKKAQQLKH, from the coding sequence ATGTCGATTAAAACCGAGTCCGTTCGAACCCCTTCCGCACAGGCGCCACCGCCAAAAAATACCCCACAAAAAATTGATCGTCCGGTATTCTTCCTCTCAGGCGGCTTGCTGATCCTGTTCTCCTTAATGACACTGCTCAACCTTGAGTTAGTGACCACGCTGGTCAATCAAAGCTTTCAATTTGCCATTCACTATTTTGGCGCATTCTGGCAGCTTTTATTGCTCATCACCTTTTTTATCGCCCTCTATCTTGGCTTGTCACACACCGGCGATGTTCGTCTTGGCAACTGTAAGGCACCTGAACTACCCACCTTTCAATGGATGGCGATCATCATGTGTACCTTACTGGCCGGCGGCGGTGTTTTTTGGGCAGCCGCAGAGCCCATGGCGCACTTTCTCTCTACGCCGCCACTTTATGATGCACAAAACGCCTCGGTGCTTGATCATGCCCATCAAGCACTTGCGCAAAGCTTTATGCACTGGGGCTTTTTAGCCTGGGCCATTTTAGGAAGCTTAACCGGTATCGTCTTGATGCATCTACACTACGACAAAGGACTACCACTCAAGCCGCGAACCTTGCTCTACCCCATCTTTGGCGACTATGTGATGAAAAGCTGGCTAGGCACTGTTGTTGATGCCTCATGCGTGTTAGCGGTGGTTGCTGGTACTGTAGGCCCCATTGGCTTTTTGGGTCTACAAGTGAGCTATGGCCTTGCTGAGCTTTTCTCTTTAAGTGATACGCTTGCGCTGCAATGCACTGTGATTGGTGGTTTGACACTCATTTATGTCATTTCATCGGTCTCAGGGGTTACCCGTGGCATTCAATTACTCAGCCGATTTAACGTTATTTTGGCGATGTTTTTGGTTGCCTTTATCTTCTTTTTTGGCCCCACTGAATTCATTGTGGATTCATTTGTCGCAAGCTTTGGGATTTATCTGGATCAATTTATTCCCATGGCAACCTATCGCAATGATGGCCAATGGCTTGGATGGTGGACGGTCTTTTTCTGGGGCTGGTTCTTAGGCTATGGTCCGCTGATGGCGATGTTTGTTGCGCGCATCTCACGCGGACGCACCATTCGTCAGCTGATTAGCTTAATTGCTATTCTGGCTCCCATCATGACCTGTTTCTGGTTTACTGTGATTGGTGGGACTGGCATCGCCTTTGAAATCAGCGATCCGGGTGTTATTTCAGAGCCCTTCACTGGCTTAAATCTACCCGCAGCGCTACTCGCGATGACCGCACAACTGCCGCTGGGCTATTGGATCTCCATCCTCTTTTTACTGCTCACCACGATTTTTGTGGCAACGACTGGTGATTCCATGACCTATGCCGTATCCATGGTGATGACGGGTGACGATCACCCGAATAGTGGGATCCGCGTGTTTTGGGGCGTGATCATGGGCGTCATGGCAATGCTACTCATCTCCGTGGGCCAAGGTGGCATTAGTGCGCTGCAATCCTTCATTGTGGTCACAGCCGTTCCCGTATCTTTTGTGTTATTACCCAGCTTATGGGCCGCGCCAAAGATGGCACTGGACATGAAAAAAGCACAGCAGCTAAAACACTAG
- a CDS encoding DUF2798 domain-containing protein, with product MTRIQFWLTAVLSSLTMASCMSGVLTTINTGIDAMLLNRWFHSFSIAWPIALTLNLLILPQVRRLAAWLSQKLHHQR from the coding sequence ATGACTCGCATTCAATTTTGGCTCACGGCCGTTTTATCTTCATTGACCATGGCAAGCTGTATGTCTGGTGTCTTAACCACCATCAATACGGGGATTGATGCCATGTTACTGAATCGCTGGTTTCATAGCTTTAGTATCGCTTGGCCCATCGCTTTAACGCTGAATTTACTGATTTTGCCGCAAGTGCGTCGTTTGGCGGCTTGGTTGAGTCAAAAGCTGCATCATCAGCGCTAA
- a CDS encoding TonB-dependent receptor: protein MRNRLLSALLLFLSPMANSQNFSLPIWKEKAEALGYVLPKPFGINVNYMSLEQGIAVDSIAFGGSSALDFVGKLFDFSAEGGTQSTEVLNLRADVWLLPFLNVYGMAGKITGHSKTTVVMKGRLSQKETRFPFELNLDGDLYGAGLVLVGGYENWFALVDASYTKTNLTVIDGGIDAIVISPRLGYDFNQMGVPLRLWVGGMYQDVEQSLSGDMKSIGLNIPNLESARFYVEQHLSTQWNPIAGAQYQLSPNWYLLGEFGMGERRSAFVSIDYRF from the coding sequence ATGCGAAATCGACTGTTGTCGGCGCTGTTGCTGTTTTTATCGCCGATGGCGAATAGCCAAAATTTTTCTTTACCGATTTGGAAAGAGAAAGCGGAAGCATTGGGGTATGTGCTCCCCAAGCCTTTTGGCATTAATGTGAATTATATGAGCCTAGAGCAAGGCATTGCGGTGGACTCCATTGCGTTTGGTGGTTCTTCTGCACTTGATTTTGTTGGCAAGTTATTTGATTTTTCCGCCGAAGGTGGTACGCAATCGACAGAGGTACTGAACCTTCGCGCTGATGTATGGCTATTACCCTTTCTTAATGTTTATGGGATGGCGGGCAAAATAACGGGGCACTCTAAGACGACAGTGGTGATGAAAGGGCGCCTTTCACAAAAAGAAACCCGCTTTCCTTTTGAGTTGAACTTGGATGGCGATCTTTATGGTGCCGGTCTGGTGCTGGTGGGCGGTTATGAAAATTGGTTTGCCTTAGTCGATGCAAGTTATACCAAAACCAACCTCACTGTGATTGATGGGGGTATTGATGCCATCGTGATTTCGCCTCGTTTGGGATACGACTTTAACCAAATGGGAGTACCGCTGCGTCTTTGGGTTGGTGGTATGTATCAAGATGTGGAGCAGTCTTTGTCCGGTGATATGAAGAGTATCGGCCTGAATATTCCGAACTTGGAATCTGCGCGTTTTTATGTGGAGCAGCATCTATCGACACAATGGAACCCTATTGCCGGTGCGCAATATCAGCTATCACCCAATTGGTACCTTTTGGGTGAGTTTGGTATGGGTGAGCGTCGCAGTGCCTTTGTTTCCATCGATTATCGATTCTAA
- a CDS encoding DUF4056 domain-containing protein → MMKQNTSLSFIFFAALALVHLPVQAAAPVGVRPCCAFGKDLKAEVAGVPVPFFSVANVQEISSIGQHQYNDGSASVSGSLLGVSREHNGLIYTQKGGFIDTAHVRDTADFTYFLFQQIRTSLGKEKAIALPAELRKRVVVLKTNARQLSEAERDQAAADIAGVMAFRLAQWHEIAQWFGMISVSGFQEYASAFSPEDLYSNMLGANLAMAILKADPHLTVQGFEQAMDAAFAKKLRQYRAAPIAETERQIEALDGTWWDSDKRLPNKWVVIHRDYHLALKLSPNGVSDGLIESLPTALRSGDPISDWAELALHAEDNEAHFSALPSALRQRAVWHASDFQTLADFAKAQDQKEHQSEH, encoded by the coding sequence ATGATGAAACAAAATACGAGCCTCTCTTTTATTTTTTTTGCTGCCTTAGCATTGGTTCATTTACCAGTACAAGCCGCTGCACCTGTCGGCGTTCGGCCATGTTGTGCCTTTGGTAAAGATCTCAAAGCGGAAGTGGCCGGAGTGCCGGTTCCATTTTTTTCTGTAGCCAACGTGCAAGAGATATCGAGCATCGGTCAGCATCAATACAATGATGGCTCTGCCAGTGTCTCTGGCAGTTTATTGGGTGTTAGTCGTGAGCATAATGGTCTGATTTATACCCAAAAAGGCGGTTTTATCGATACCGCACATGTCCGTGATACCGCAGATTTTACCTATTTTCTGTTTCAGCAAATTCGCACCAGTCTTGGTAAAGAAAAAGCCATTGCCCTGCCTGCAGAGCTTCGCAAACGGGTGGTGGTGCTCAAAACCAATGCGCGCCAATTGAGTGAGGCTGAGCGCGACCAAGCGGCGGCAGATATCGCAGGGGTTATGGCATTTCGCTTGGCTCAGTGGCATGAAATCGCCCAGTGGTTTGGCATGATTTCGGTGAGCGGTTTTCAAGAGTACGCCTCTGCCTTTTCACCGGAAGATCTGTACTCCAATATGCTGGGCGCCAATTTAGCCATGGCGATTTTAAAAGCTGATCCACATTTGACTGTGCAGGGTTTTGAGCAGGCTATGGACGCGGCGTTTGCTAAAAAGCTGCGCCAATATCGCGCGGCGCCAATTGCGGAAACTGAGCGCCAAATAGAGGCGTTGGATGGCACTTGGTGGGATAGTGACAAGCGTTTGCCCAATAAGTGGGTGGTTATCCATCGCGATTATCACCTTGCGCTGAAGCTATCACCCAACGGTGTATCTGATGGCTTGATTGAATCGCTGCCAACGGCGCTGCGCTCGGGTGACCCAATCAGTGATTGGGCAGAGCTTGCGTTACATGCCGAGGACAATGAAGCGCATTTTTCAGCGCTTCCTTCGGCGCTTCGTCAACGTGCGGTATGGCACGCCAGTGATTTTCAAACACTGGCAGATTTTGCTAAAGCGCAGGATCAAAAAGAGCACCAGAGCGAGCATTGA
- a CDS encoding DUF3297 family protein: MSDKPALPDHLSGNPRSPFFVKECFEHEIGIRFNGKERTDVEEYCISEGWIKIPSPKARDRLGQPMLVKLKGTVEAYYI; encoded by the coding sequence ATGAGCGATAAACCAGCACTGCCTGATCACCTATCTGGCAATCCGCGCAGCCCATTTTTTGTAAAAGAGTGCTTTGAGCATGAAATTGGCATTCGTTTTAACGGCAAAGAGCGCACGGATGTTGAGGAATACTGCATCAGTGAAGGTTGGATTAAAATCCCTTCACCAAAAGCGCGTGATCGCCTTGGTCAGCCAATGCTTGTGAAGCTAAAAGGCACCGTTGAAGCATACTATATCTAA
- a CDS encoding MmcQ/YjbR family DNA-binding protein, whose protein sequence is MNQQAIELFLSTLAGAQAEFPFGPEAKVYKVMGKMFALVTQDETPTRITLKATPVDVDILVDEYEAISRGYHMNKRHWITVTLSDELSGAMLNDLMVRSYDLVVSGLTKAQQAALKV, encoded by the coding sequence ATGAATCAACAAGCCATTGAACTGTTTCTATCGACCCTTGCTGGCGCGCAGGCTGAGTTCCCATTTGGCCCTGAAGCTAAAGTCTATAAGGTGATGGGCAAGATGTTTGCCTTGGTGACGCAAGATGAGACACCAACGCGTATCACCCTCAAGGCAACGCCTGTGGATGTGGATATTTTGGTTGATGAATATGAAGCCATTTCGCGCGGTTATCATATGAATAAACGCCATTGGATCACAGTGACACTGAGTGATGAGCTCAGCGGCGCCATGCTCAATGATCTGATGGTACGCTCCTATGATTTGGTGGTCTCTGGGTTGACTAAAGCGCAGCAAGCTGCACTAAAAGTGTAA
- a CDS encoding DUF6714 family protein: MPIESLFTQIADAFPAMEKPQGMALTFHPRGCPHCLFLRDDLAEYQRHPLPEAAIRVVQHEMSCLSAAGWLWVMPSYLLHCLKYIDERDRSEIQFLIYNLAPKPAYVEETKMRLVHFNRAQLQCLVQFLQCCQAHKHWSVHCEAALQQALNFVCDLQAVTSGS; this comes from the coding sequence GTGCCCATTGAGTCTTTATTTACCCAGATTGCAGATGCATTTCCCGCCATGGAAAAGCCTCAAGGCATGGCCTTGACCTTTCATCCTCGTGGCTGTCCTCATTGTCTATTTTTGCGTGATGATCTTGCTGAATATCAACGTCATCCATTGCCAGAAGCGGCGATTCGCGTGGTGCAACATGAGATGTCTTGTTTGTCGGCAGCTGGCTGGCTTTGGGTCATGCCATCCTATTTGCTGCATTGCCTAAAATATATCGATGAGCGCGATCGCAGTGAAATTCAATTTTTGATTTATAACTTGGCGCCAAAACCAGCCTATGTAGAAGAGACCAAAATGCGTCTGGTGCATTTTAATCGTGCTCAGCTTCAGTGTTTGGTGCAATTTTTACAGTGCTGCCAAGCGCATAAACATTGGTCTGTCCATTGTGAAGCGGCGTTGCAGCAAGCATTGAATTTTGTCTGCGATCTTCAGGCGGTGACGAGTGGGTCGTGA